The proteins below come from a single Iocasia fonsfrigidae genomic window:
- a CDS encoding helix-turn-helix domain-containing protein — MDTSNRLRQLREENNMTQKEVADKLGITRAAVGLYEQGKRNIDNKTLISLAKIFNVSVDYLLGESSERSPADKIKAALSDDPELLSFWDELKEREDLQLMFKQTRDLDPAAIKQIIEIIKTFEKEEEERYNGR; from the coding sequence ATGGATACTTCTAATAGACTAAGACAACTAAGAGAAGAAAATAATATGACTCAAAAAGAGGTAGCAGATAAACTAGGAATAACTAGAGCTGCAGTTGGCTTATATGAACAAGGCAAAAGAAATATAGATAATAAGACACTTATAAGCCTTGCAAAGATTTTTAATGTTTCAGTAGATTATCTTTTAGGAGAATCTTCCGAACGTTCCCCTGCAGATAAAATTAAAGCCGCCCTTTCTGACGATCCAGAGCTTCTCTCCTTCTGGGACGAGCTTAAAGAAAGGGAAGATTTGCAGCTGATGTTTAAACAGACACGTGATTTAGACCCAGCTGCTATTAAACAGATTATAGAGATTATCAAAACTTTTGAGAAAGAGGAAGAAGAAAGATATAATGGGAGATAG
- a CDS encoding conserved phage C-terminal domain-containing protein, whose amino-acid sequence MQLRNRLVKADFWTDTELARKLPAMGRMMYQGLWQLAEDSGVIEADPVAYKMILFPLDNIDIDEIENWTNILKELGKLIPYSFQKKDYYYIKNFHKHQSLRSPGKPELPLPKWIEYIPNPKPYQSGGYIINYEIMPGEYEGIQTVGNVDEALYKGNGDHKEALEEPQENHKDTVRKPYGYHSPTNKNKKENKNIELEKDNIYSPAKKEQDSASEKIPYAEIVDYLNQKCGTQYRNSTKKTQELIRARWNEGFKLEAFKTVIDKKSTEWLNDENAKYLRPVTLFGTKFESYLNQLTAKNKSSPGKTNVINFDKNMTPEEQEEYYRSKGYR is encoded by the coding sequence ATGCAACTAAGAAATAGATTGGTGAAAGCAGATTTTTGGACAGATACAGAATTGGCTCGAAAACTCCCTGCAATGGGTAGGATGATGTACCAGGGATTGTGGCAGCTGGCAGAAGATTCAGGAGTAATAGAGGCAGATCCAGTTGCTTACAAGATGATTCTTTTTCCGCTAGATAACATTGATATAGATGAAATAGAAAATTGGACTAATATACTCAAAGAGTTAGGAAAACTTATACCCTATAGTTTTCAAAAAAAAGACTACTATTATATAAAAAACTTTCATAAGCACCAATCATTAAGAAGTCCAGGAAAACCAGAATTGCCTCTTCCTAAATGGATTGAATATATACCTAATCCAAAACCTTATCAGTCAGGTGGTTATATTATTAATTATGAAATAATGCCTGGTGAATATGAAGGAATACAAACCGTAGGAAATGTTGATGAAGCCTTATATAAAGGTAACGGTGACCATAAAGAAGCCCTAGAGGAACCACAAGAAAACCATAAGGATACCGTAAGGAAACCGTACGGGTACCATAGCCCAACCAATAAGAATAAGAAAGAGAATAAGAATATAGAATTAGAAAAAGATAATATATATAGTCCTGCAAAAAAAGAGCAGGACAGTGCATCTGAAAAAATACCTTATGCTGAAATAGTGGATTACCTTAATCAGAAATGCGGAACCCAATACCGGAACAGCACTAAGAAAACTCAGGAATTAATTCGAGCTAGGTGGAATGAAGGGTTCAAACTTGAAGCTTTCAAGACTGTGATAGATAAAAAAAGTACAGAATGGCTCAATGATGAAAATGCTAAGTATCTCAGGCCGGTTACACTTTTTGGCACTAAGTTTGAGAGCTATCTAAACCAATTAACAGCGAAAAACAAATCCAGTCCAGGGAAGACCAACGTTATCAATTTCGACAAAAACATGACTCCTGAAGAGCAGGAGGAGTACTATAGGTCAAAAGGCTACCGCTGA
- a CDS encoding helix-turn-helix domain-containing protein codes for MGVMEQILQQLKEMTEKIDSLPAAAGKDGAVLIDGKAALTTNEAKELTGIGRQNLIDMAKIGKVPHFMNGSDYRFPVRPLLKWMESEAYRNMEKKKTEKEFDIMRLTS; via the coding sequence ATGGGAGTAATGGAACAGATTTTGCAACAATTGAAGGAAATGACTGAGAAGATTGATTCTCTACCAGCAGCAGCTGGGAAAGATGGAGCAGTGCTGATAGATGGAAAGGCGGCACTCACTACTAATGAGGCGAAGGAACTAACTGGAATCGGAAGGCAAAATCTAATTGATATGGCCAAAATAGGAAAGGTACCACATTTCATGAATGGTTCAGACTATAGGTTTCCGGTTAGGCCATTACTTAAGTGGATGGAAAGTGAAGCTTATCGAAACATGGAAAAGAAAAAGACTGAAAAAGAGTTCGACATAATGCGGCTTACAAGTTGA
- a CDS encoding DNA cytosine methyltransferase: protein MEFGSLFAGIGGIDLGLERAGMKCIWQIEKDEFCQKVLQKHWPDIPKYGDIYEVRGDELGAVELIAGGFPCQPFSLAGKREGEKDGRYLWPEMLRIIENISPEWVIAENVGGIFSIDGGNTINAICASLETIGYEKPAIFDFAADTFGLSTMERHIWIVAKADGKRRKRGEKKKDTEAWQKKGEFQGTHQGECDRSDLSKTRFCRVSERVSDRVDRDRLKALGNAVIPQMAEWIGRRIMEFEAIT, encoded by the coding sequence ATGGAATTTGGCAGCCTTTTTGCTGGAATTGGAGGAATAGATTTAGGGCTTGAACGGGCTGGAATGAAATGTATTTGGCAAATTGAAAAGGATGAGTTTTGTCAGAAGGTACTACAAAAACATTGGCCCGATATACCAAAATACGGAGATATATACGAAGTGAGAGGTGATGAGCTTGGAGCAGTTGAGCTTATTGCGGGAGGATTCCCGTGTCAGCCATTCAGTCTTGCAGGGAAAAGAGAAGGCGAAAAAGATGGCCGCTATCTCTGGCCGGAGATGCTTAGAATCATTGAAAATATTAGCCCCGAGTGGGTTATTGCTGAAAATGTTGGGGGAATCTTCAGTATTGACGGAGGGAATACAATCAATGCAATCTGTGCCAGTCTGGAAACTATCGGCTACGAAAAACCAGCGATATTTGATTTTGCGGCTGACACATTTGGATTATCAACGATGGAACGGCACATCTGGATTGTTGCAAAGGCCGATGGCAAGCGACGCAAAAGGGGCGAAAAGAAAAAGGACACGGAGGCATGGCAGAAAAAAGGGGAATTTCAGGGAACACATCAGGGAGAATGTGACAGATCCGATTTATCCAAAACCAGATTTTGTAGAGTATCTGAAAGGGTATCCGACAGGGTGGACAGAGATAGATTGAAAGCTCTAGGAAATGCTGTTATTCCTCAAATGGCTGAATGGATAGGTAGAAGAATCATGGAATTCGAGGCGATAACATGA
- a CDS encoding zinc ribbon domain-containing protein gives MIIIYCPECGNEVNENDKFCSKCGKPIIAKDKLNEKTTNDENKSITIKFRYSSSRNYKRAIDIASNFDSYSTEGKDKDIEHSVTIPLTEINYIFNLMDLISNWKTAEFYLDGKAVSKSDIYRPLNCYKEKVESYDQQRYCFGEEDYNMNFWGCKKLNMPFNRYSAQSGWLSYGQFNDSNEWVFNKDKIYHELMKNIKEYEICPALNVENVKEKFKKFPQKINPTKNENWGYITNYKEVNGQFREVATGIYPKLENDNFIFMDNVEINNNYSNINEEIYADNITKEKTAKSNKEGNMSKTTWEPCPKCQSNNVKEVPNHHIIIGFWIFSILFLLIYRPIGYVFSFISLVTTISTPFIKSITLKCNDCNKVWQYKKAEDIKKEKTTQVEKTNDEEYLIGAKKGGHLKKTLIVLLTLMLPPVGIFFIFKSNKFKNTGKIIASIWLGVFLLMWFVDTDDKNTSEVANQQIQQEVVEDNTDNPLYTNKGLVEIDNIVDQNKESSALYKLIHGVEDFRDPFVEKWNYTLENIQKDTEGIDSNRIDEKWWSWLKLEKTEIEKLRASGWKNSGGGVYRVVFGNSIKVDMKIYNPPMDELGNNNPDLNKFRLSIGLTEDFSEIDSTNKFLSRRRQAVQAMDVALRSILGKGNYNREDLYKFVSDFKEDGWSIGRSELNFQRENWGYVAEKNYDNYSISLEVDKTGEYESEFYLFMDFELN, from the coding sequence GTGATAATTATTTATTGTCCAGAGTGTGGTAATGAGGTTAATGAAAATGATAAGTTTTGTTCAAAATGCGGTAAACCAATTATAGCTAAAGATAAACTAAATGAAAAAACTACTAATGATGAAAATAAAAGCATTACAATTAAATTTAGATACAGTAGCTCTAGAAATTATAAACGCGCTATTGATATAGCTAGTAATTTTGATTCATATAGTACAGAAGGAAAGGACAAGGACATAGAGCATAGCGTTACTATACCACTTACAGAAATAAATTATATATTTAATTTGATGGATTTAATATCCAACTGGAAAACAGCCGAATTTTATTTAGATGGAAAAGCAGTTTCAAAAAGTGATATTTATAGGCCTTTAAATTGTTATAAAGAGAAGGTAGAATCATATGATCAACAAAGATACTGCTTTGGAGAAGAAGATTATAATATGAATTTTTGGGGTTGTAAAAAATTAAATATGCCTTTTAATAGATATAGTGCACAAAGCGGATGGTTGTCTTATGGACAATTTAATGATTCAAACGAGTGGGTTTTTAATAAAGACAAAATTTATCACGAGTTAATGAAAAATATAAAAGAATATGAAATCTGTCCAGCTTTAAATGTGGAAAATGTGAAAGAAAAATTTAAAAAATTTCCTCAGAAAATAAACCCTACTAAAAATGAAAATTGGGGCTATATTACTAATTATAAGGAAGTAAATGGACAATTCAGAGAAGTAGCTACCGGGATATATCCTAAATTAGAAAATGATAATTTTATTTTTATGGATAATGTAGAAATTAATAATAATTATTCTAATATCAACGAAGAAATATATGCCGATAACATCACAAAAGAAAAAACCGCTAAAAGTAACAAAGAGGGAAATATGAGTAAAACTACATGGGAGCCTTGCCCTAAATGTCAATCAAATAATGTCAAAGAAGTACCTAATCATCATATTATAATAGGCTTTTGGATTTTTTCTATATTGTTTCTTCTTATTTATAGACCTATAGGCTATGTTTTTTCTTTTATTTCCTTAGTAACTACTATATCTACGCCCTTTATAAAATCAATTACACTAAAATGCAATGATTGCAATAAAGTCTGGCAATATAAAAAGGCGGAAGACATAAAAAAAGAAAAAACTACTCAAGTAGAAAAGACAAATGATGAGGAATATTTAATAGGAGCTAAAAAAGGAGGCCATCTTAAAAAAACATTAATTGTTTTATTGACCTTAATGCTTCCCCCTGTAGGCATATTCTTTATTTTTAAGTCTAATAAATTTAAAAATACAGGAAAAATTATTGCTTCAATATGGTTAGGGGTGTTTTTATTAATGTGGTTTGTCGACACTGATGATAAAAACACTAGTGAAGTAGCAAACCAGCAAATACAACAGGAAGTGGTTGAAGACAATACAGATAATCCTCTTTACACTAATAAAGGCCTGGTTGAAATTGATAACATTGTAGACCAAAACAAGGAATCGTCTGCTTTATATAAATTAATTCATGGTGTTGAAGATTTTAGAGATCCTTTTGTTGAAAAATGGAATTACACCTTAGAGAATATACAAAAAGATACGGAAGGCATAGACAGCAATAGAATAGATGAAAAATGGTGGTCGTGGCTTAAATTAGAAAAAACAGAAATAGAAAAATTAAGAGCGTCTGGTTGGAAAAATTCAGGCGGCGGGGTTTATCGTGTTGTTTTCGGTAATTCCATTAAAGTAGATATGAAAATTTATAATCCTCCTATGGATGAGTTGGGAAATAATAACCCTGATTTAAATAAATTTCGATTGTCAATTGGCTTAACTGAAGATTTTTCAGAAATAGATTCTACAAATAAATTTCTTTCCAGAAGAAGACAGGCTGTACAAGCTATGGATGTTGCTTTGAGATCAATTCTAGGAAAAGGAAACTATAATAGAGAAGATTTATATAAATTTGTATCTGATTTCAAGGAAGATGGTTGGTCTATTGGAAGGTCTGAGCTTAATTTCCAGCGTGAAAATTGGGGATATGTTGCAGAAAAGAATTATGATAATTATTCAATTAGCTTAGAAGTTGACAAGACGGGGGAATATGAAAGCGAATTTTATTTGTTTATGGATTTTGAATTAAATTAA
- a CDS encoding helix-turn-helix transcriptional regulator, with the protein MRKKLINKRNKMKLTQAEVAKKLDITRAFYGHIETGKRNPTLKLAKKIADFYGENVDTLFFNKKGNESYPDDQNCA; encoded by the coding sequence TTGAGAAAAAAATTAATAAACAAAAGAAATAAAATGAAATTAACACAAGCTGAGGTGGCTAAAAAATTAGATATAACTAGAGCTTTTTATGGCCATATAGAGACCGGAAAGAGAAATCCAACTCTTAAATTAGCAAAAAAAATTGCAGATTTTTATGGAGAAAATGTTGATACACTTTTTTTTAATAAAAAGGGCAACGAATCGTATCCGGATGATCAAAACTGTGCTTAG
- the bet gene encoding phage recombination protein Bet, with amino-acid sequence MAANEQQLQAVPNQQQVLSFNQKELETIRRTVAKNATDDEFRMFMHLAQTYQLDPFNKEIWFIKYAKKGQNPKDVEPTIMTSRDGYLKIADRHPEYDGLSSDVVRKNDVFKRTMDGVEHEYSSDRGQIIGAYALVYRKDRKYPIYVFAPFNEYKGNAKIWNNYPSAMILKVAESMALKRAFTVSGLVSKEEMDVQSEPNDSNGPIDITPADQGNEKLRELTEREKEIAELVAGDKGYKQIVIDCLEYNFPGINNTNKKVSINDLDKAAYKQLVQTLQNAHEANAEPPDEEDDPLVEFEVPF; translated from the coding sequence GTGGCTGCTAATGAACAGCAATTACAAGCAGTGCCTAATCAACAGCAGGTATTAAGTTTTAACCAAAAAGAACTAGAAACTATTCGCCGTACTGTGGCCAAAAATGCTACTGATGATGAATTCAGGATGTTTATGCACCTGGCTCAGACATACCAGTTAGACCCTTTTAATAAAGAAATATGGTTTATCAAGTATGCTAAAAAAGGTCAAAACCCTAAAGATGTTGAGCCTACTATTATGACTAGTAGGGATGGTTATTTAAAAATAGCGGATAGACACCCGGAATATGATGGACTATCTTCGGATGTAGTACGGAAAAATGATGTATTTAAACGGACAATGGACGGAGTAGAGCATGAATATAGTTCAGATAGAGGACAGATTATTGGAGCATATGCTTTGGTATACAGAAAAGATAGAAAATATCCAATATACGTCTTTGCCCCATTTAATGAATACAAAGGTAATGCCAAAATCTGGAATAATTATCCCAGTGCTATGATATTAAAGGTCGCAGAATCAATGGCTTTAAAAAGGGCTTTTACTGTTTCTGGATTAGTCAGCAAAGAAGAGATGGATGTACAAAGTGAACCTAATGATTCAAATGGTCCTATAGATATAACTCCGGCTGACCAAGGAAATGAAAAATTAAGAGAATTAACAGAGAGAGAAAAAGAAATAGCAGAGTTGGTTGCAGGTGATAAAGGGTATAAACAAATAGTAATAGATTGTTTAGAATACAATTTCCCTGGGATAAATAACACAAATAAGAAAGTATCTATAAACGACTTAGATAAGGCGGCCTATAAACAACTGGTTCAAACACTCCAGAATGCACATGAGGCAAATGCAGAACCGCCGGATGAAGAAGATGATCCGTTAGTTGAATTTGAAGTGCCGTTTTAA
- a CDS encoding helix-turn-helix domain-containing protein, with product MTIKAGLDNSVFRFVEHELYNYQETIKDLKEINHDDIETKSSGNLLPYDRYSSNRSYPWGSSTEDCGIDLITNKIAYRMKRTIEAIGRAKKRLDDEKKELFRLKYQKGMSWQQITIEINISRRTYYRWRDEIVYITAEEMGLC from the coding sequence ATGACTATTAAAGCAGGATTAGACAATTCAGTATTTCGATTTGTTGAACATGAACTGTATAACTACCAGGAAACCATCAAAGATCTAAAGGAGATTAATCATGATGATATTGAAACAAAGTCTTCCGGAAACCTATTGCCTTATGATCGATACAGCTCAAACAGATCCTACCCCTGGGGTTCTTCCACTGAAGATTGCGGCATTGATCTTATCACTAATAAGATAGCTTACAGGATGAAAAGAACTATTGAAGCTATTGGCCGGGCAAAGAAAAGATTAGATGATGAGAAGAAGGAGTTATTCCGTTTGAAATATCAAAAGGGAATGTCCTGGCAGCAGATTACTATTGAAATAAACATTAGTAGAAGGACCTATTACAGATGGAGAGATGAAATAGTGTATATTACTGCTGAAGAGATGGGATTGTGTTAA
- a CDS encoding helix-turn-helix domain-containing protein produces MTNVGMLIRQERERRGLSQEQLARILHIDRSTISRIETNTQVATHDLLEEIVEALRSPKLRLEILGGAIPCMYLNNLDYHPLAIQQTAIKELKEAVQELESLNLLNKLRPDDLTEREKDKMLNETMANLQDANACIDLVLMTLSEQYDISLAELEKISKKRMIEKGYMVEAAS; encoded by the coding sequence GTGACAAATGTTGGAATGCTGATTAGGCAGGAGAGGGAGAGGCGTGGTTTGAGTCAGGAACAGCTGGCTAGGATATTACATATTGATAGGTCTACTATTTCAAGGATTGAAACAAATACACAGGTTGCTACTCATGATTTACTTGAGGAAATTGTAGAGGCTTTGAGGAGCCCAAAATTAAGACTGGAAATACTGGGCGGGGCAATACCATGTATGTATCTTAATAACTTAGATTATCATCCGCTAGCAATTCAGCAGACGGCCATTAAAGAGTTAAAAGAGGCTGTTCAAGAATTAGAGAGTCTTAACTTGTTGAATAAATTACGACCTGATGATTTGACCGAAAGGGAGAAAGATAAGATGCTAAATGAGACAATGGCTAACCTACAGGATGCAAATGCATGTATAGACCTTGTGTTAATGACTCTATCAGAACAGTATGATATTAGCCTTGCTGAACTAGAAAAAATAAGCAAGAAAAGAATGATAGAAAAAGGCTATATGGTTGAGGCGGCTTCATGA
- a CDS encoding ORF6N domain-containing protein, giving the protein MKNIVKINNHQLRVKKFENQRVVTFKDIDRLHERPEGTAGRNFRDNRKHFFEGEDYFELQGTEAYNFATTFSVGTNPSKVRNLILITESGYLLLVKTLQDNLAWQVQRELVNNYFRVKEIVQPKTELQVLRMAIDQIEVAQKTAREAKQIAQDIRNTILHPDEDWRNWVNDQFGKIGFINGNYRKLRKQSYDILENRAHCRLNVRLSNLRDRLKETGATKTKISQTNYLDVIEEDPRLKEIYTSVVKKIVIKYSA; this is encoded by the coding sequence ATGAAAAATATTGTAAAAATAAACAATCATCAATTAAGGGTTAAAAAGTTTGAAAATCAGAGAGTAGTCACCTTTAAAGATATTGATAGATTACATGAAAGACCAGAAGGTACTGCTGGTAGAAATTTTAGAGATAATCGCAAACATTTCTTTGAAGGTGAAGATTATTTTGAATTACAAGGTACAGAGGCTTATAACTTTGCGACGACGTTTAGCGTCGGTACAAATCCATCTAAGGTAAGAAATTTAATATTGATTACTGAATCAGGTTATCTACTATTGGTTAAGACTCTTCAGGATAATTTGGCCTGGCAAGTACAAAGAGAATTAGTTAATAATTATTTCCGGGTTAAAGAAATTGTACAGCCTAAAACTGAATTACAAGTTCTCCGTATGGCTATTGACCAGATAGAAGTAGCCCAGAAAACTGCCAGAGAAGCTAAACAAATAGCCCAGGATATTAGAAATACTATTTTACACCCTGATGAAGATTGGAGAAATTGGGTAAATGACCAGTTTGGCAAGATAGGTTTTATTAATGGCAACTATAGAAAGCTCAGGAAACAAAGCTATGACATATTAGAAAATAGGGCTCATTGCCGGTTAAATGTTAGATTAAGTAACCTCAGAGATAGATTGAAAGAGACTGGTGCCACTAAAACAAAGATTAGCCAGACAAATTATCTTGATGTTATTGAAGAGGATCCACGATTAAAAGAAATATATACATCTGTTGTAAAAAAGATTGTCATTAAATATTCAGCATAG
- a CDS encoding YopX family protein produces MREIKFRGKHKELGHWVYGDLIHGRDGKVYIDTSQNEVIPETVGQYTGLKDENGQEIYEGNRVRAVYDNPFEYQLEHPEDEGVEIIGNIYENPELVTD; encoded by the coding sequence ATGAGAGAAATTAAGTTTCGGGGCAAACATAAAGAATTAGGTCATTGGGTATATGGTGATTTGATACATGGCAGAGATGGAAAAGTTTATATCGATACTTCTCAAAACGAAGTTATACCCGAAACAGTAGGGCAATATACCGGATTAAAAGATGAGAATGGGCAGGAGATATATGAAGGGAATAGGGTTAGAGCAGTATACGATAATCCTTTTGAATACCAATTAGAACACCCAGAAGATGAAGGCGTTGAAATTATTGGCAATATATACGAGAATCCAGAGTTAGTTACTGATTGA
- a CDS encoding DUF1064 domain-containing protein, protein MTRISIAQAKKMGIDIPEELERQARKFKNMKPVVDGITFDSQKEANYYCELKIQKRVGEIKDFELQPEFILQEGFRDSSGKWHHPIKYRADFRVKYPDEKEEIVDTKGHKTKVYRIKKKMLLKKYPEINFKEE, encoded by the coding sequence ATGACACGGATTAGTATAGCCCAGGCTAAAAAGATGGGAATTGATATACCTGAGGAACTTGAAAGGCAGGCCCGGAAATTCAAGAACATGAAACCTGTAGTTGACGGGATTACTTTTGATAGTCAGAAAGAGGCTAACTATTACTGCGAGCTTAAAATACAGAAGAGAGTAGGAGAGATAAAAGATTTTGAGTTGCAACCGGAATTCATTCTCCAGGAAGGGTTCCGGGACTCATCTGGGAAATGGCATCACCCGATTAAGTATAGGGCTGATTTTCGAGTTAAATACCCAGACGAGAAAGAAGAGATAGTTGACACGAAAGGGCATAAGACTAAGGTGTATAGGATTAAAAAGAAGATGTTATTGAAGAAGTATCCGGAGATTAATTTTAAGGAGGAATAA
- a CDS encoding single-stranded DNA-binding protein, with protein MAETVSHHLGKGRLVAVEGSLQISKSEKDGRTYTNPQVIANEVRFLDWPKDSKKGNGQSAGYDDDNFDVPF; from the coding sequence TTGGCTGAGACAGTTTCTCATCATCTGGGCAAGGGTAGACTGGTTGCTGTAGAAGGCTCCTTGCAAATAAGCAAAAGTGAAAAGGACGGTCGGACATATACAAATCCCCAGGTCATAGCCAATGAAGTACGCTTTCTGGATTGGCCTAAAGACAGCAAGAAAGGCAATGGCCAATCTGCTGGATATGATGATGATAATTTTGATGTACCGTTTTAG
- a CDS encoding tyrosine-type recombinase/integrase has translation MSIIKRNGKWQISVEAGHDPVTGKRKRKYGTAETKKEAKILEAKLIEEYKKGTSIDGSKITLEKHLREWLKEDCADLAPRTYASYKMIVEKHLIPALGKLRMNEINSKHIMGYQNYKLKEGRINGEGGLSARTVQYHHRVLSRALKVAAKWQIIENNPCEYVDAPSVKKPEFNTFSPEQINKIIEIAKGTWFFEILITAIYTGMRRGELLGLRWSDINWDKGEIKVRQQAQHLRNKGVKLRELKTESSKREMGIPDNVLKILKKLKSKQAEIKLQLGKKYKKHDLVFCYGDGSPRNPQGITKKFNNILKEAEISQNYRFHDLRHTFATLSLQEGTKMKTLQKIMGHATYNTTANTYSHVTDKMKKEAVDSISKALKNSNGDNMATNPQKLKKEPI, from the coding sequence ATGAGTATAATTAAAAGAAATGGTAAATGGCAGATATCGGTTGAAGCTGGTCATGACCCTGTCACTGGTAAAAGGAAAAGGAAATACGGTACCGCAGAAACAAAAAAAGAGGCTAAAATACTAGAGGCAAAATTGATTGAAGAATATAAAAAAGGGACAAGTATTGATGGATCAAAGATTACTCTTGAGAAGCACCTTAGAGAATGGCTAAAAGAAGATTGTGCAGACCTTGCACCAAGGACCTATGCTAGTTATAAGATGATAGTAGAAAAACACCTTATCCCAGCCCTAGGTAAACTAAGAATGAATGAAATTAATTCAAAACATATCATGGGTTATCAAAATTATAAGCTTAAAGAAGGCCGTATTAATGGAGAAGGTGGGTTATCAGCTCGTACAGTGCAATATCACCACAGAGTATTATCGCGTGCCCTTAAAGTGGCTGCGAAATGGCAAATAATTGAGAATAACCCCTGTGAGTATGTTGATGCGCCTTCTGTAAAAAAACCAGAATTCAATACCTTTTCTCCTGAACAAATAAATAAAATAATTGAAATAGCTAAAGGGACCTGGTTCTTTGAAATATTAATAACAGCAATCTATACCGGTATGAGACGGGGAGAATTATTAGGACTTAGATGGTCAGACATTAACTGGGATAAAGGAGAAATAAAAGTAAGGCAGCAGGCCCAGCATTTAAGAAATAAAGGGGTGAAATTAAGAGAGCTAAAGACTGAATCAAGTAAAAGGGAGATGGGCATTCCAGACAATGTCTTAAAAATACTAAAAAAACTAAAAAGTAAACAGGCTGAAATAAAATTACAGCTGGGTAAAAAATATAAAAAGCATGATCTAGTATTTTGTTATGGCGATGGCAGTCCTCGAAACCCCCAGGGAATCACTAAGAAATTTAATAATATCTTAAAAGAGGCTGAAATAAGCCAGAATTACCGTTTCCATGACTTAAGACATACCTTTGCTACCCTTTCCCTCCAGGAAGGGACAAAGATGAAAACCCTGCAAAAAATAATGGGCCATGCAACATATAATACTACTGCAAATACTTATTCGCACGTCACTGATAAAATGAAAAAAGAAGCAGTTGACAGCATATCAAAAGCCTTAAAAAATTCAAATGGCGACAATATGGCGACAAACCCTCAAAAATTAAAAAAAGAACCTATCTAA
- a CDS encoding ImmA/IrrE family metallo-endopeptidase, translating to MNQDAKNIRTSLQRAYIGLQQIARSNNIFHRLYALKSGLWGFVYKSRFDSYIIIINKNLSTEMQKEVYLHEVEHILYDMPDVGYFIGLDMQYSTIENEADDFAKAVMEAANYF from the coding sequence TTGAACCAAGATGCTAAAAATATCCGTACATCGTTACAACGGGCTTATATAGGGTTACAACAAATAGCACGGTCTAATAATATATTTCATAGATTATACGCTCTTAAATCAGGCCTCTGGGGCTTTGTTTATAAATCTAGATTTGATTCTTACATAATAATTATTAATAAAAATCTTTCAACAGAAATGCAAAAGGAGGTGTACTTACATGAAGTAGAGCATATACTTTATGACATGCCTGATGTTGGTTATTTCATAGGACTGGACATGCAGTATTCTACTATAGAAAATGAGGCAGACGATTTTGCAAAGGCAGTCATGGAAGCTGCTAATTATTTTTGA